In Pseudopipra pipra isolate bDixPip1 chromosome 5, bDixPip1.hap1, whole genome shotgun sequence, the following proteins share a genomic window:
- the YARS2 gene encoding tyrosine--tRNA ligase, mitochondrial: MAAAMAAPVVARRCGRAAGLWGGLRRAPLPPRRRAHEQPRRARGAGGLLAAQCERGLFQEVFPAQSAEEQLPALLAPGRPPLAAYCGFDPTADSLHVGHLLPVMALLHFQRAGHDVIAVVGGATARLGDPSGRERAREPLPAGTARAHARALRAGLERLFQNHRELFWDPAAGRLGRAELLDNASWLGREPLLRFLGGAGGRLRMGTLLSRQSCQARLRSADGMSLAEFLYPALQAYDFLHLHQHHGCRIQLGGHDQMGNIMSGYELVTKMTGTDVFGITVPLITSTTGDKLGKTAGNAVWLNRDKTSPFELYQFFVRQQDNVVEKYLKLFTFLPLEEIAHIMEMHAREPEKWGPQKRLAAEVTKLVHGREGLESAKRCTKALYYSSVEALEEMSDLELQELFRQAPSAELMLEPGMSVLDLCRKANAIPDGPSGYQKITDGGVSINGNRVTNPETVLILGQHILKNGVSLLRVGKKNYYIIKWLQL; the protein is encoded by the exons ATGGCGGCCGCGATGGCGGCCCCGGTGGTGGCTCGGCGgtgcgggcgggcggcggggctgtggggtgggctccgccgggccccgctcccgccccgccgccgggcCCACGAGCAgccgcggcgggcgcggggcgcgggcgggCTGCTGGCGGCGCAGTGCGAGCGCGGGCTGTTCCAGGAGGTGTTCCCGGCGCAGAGCGCGGAGGAGCAGCTGCCGGCGCTGCTGGCGCCGGGCCGGCCGCCCCTGGCCGCCTACTGCGGGTTCGACCCCACGGCGGACTCGCTGCACGTGGGGCACCTGCTGCCCGTCATGGCGCTGCTGCACTTCCAGCGCGCGGGGCACGACGTCATCGCCGTGGTGGGCGGGGCCACCGCGCGGCTCGGGGACCCCAGCGGGCGGGAGCGCGCGCGGGAGCCGCTGCCGGCCGGGACGGCGCGCGCGCACGCCAGGGCCCTGCGCGCGGGGCTGGAGCGGCTCTTCCAGAACCACCGGGAGCTGTTCTGGGACCCGGCGGCCGGGCGGCTGGGCCGGGCGGAGCTGCTGGACAACGCCAGCTGGCTGGGCCGGGAGCCGCTGCTGCGGTTCctgggcggggccggcgggcggcTCCGCATGGGCACGCTGCTGAGCCGGCAGAGCTGCCAGGCGCGCCTCCGCAGCGCCGACGGGATGAGCCTGGCGGAATTCCTGTACCCCGCGCTCCAGGCGTACGACTTCCTGCACCTGCACCAGCACCACGGCTGCCGCATCCAGCTGGGGGGCCACGACCAGATGGGAAACATCATGTCCGGCTACGAGCTCGTCACCAA gATGACAGGAACAGATGTGTTTGGAATTACTGTACCTCTTATTACCAGTACTACTGGAGATAAACTGGGAAAGACTGCTGGAAATGCAGTTTGGCTAAACAGAGATAAGACTTCTCCATTTGAGCTGTATCAGTTTTTTGTCAGACAACAAGATAACGTAGTTGAAAA ATACCTTAAACTATTCACTTTCCTACCTCTTGAGGAGATTGCCCACATCATGGAGATGCATGCTAGAGAACCTGAAAAATGGGGCCCTCAGAAACGACTGGCTGCAGAAGTAACCAAGCTTGTCCATGGCAGAGAGGGGCTAGAATCTGCTAAGAG GTGCACTAAGGCCCTTTATTACAGTAGTGTGGAGGCTCTGGAAGAGATGTCTGACCTAGAGTTACAGGAACTTTTTAGACAAGCTCCTTCTGCTGAACTGATGCTTGAACCTGGAATGAGTGTTCTTGACTTGTGTCGCAAAGCAAATGCCATTCCAGATGGACCTAGTGG gtaccAGAAAATTACAGATGGAGGAGTTTCCATAAATGGGAATCGTGTAACTAATCCTGAGACTGTTCTTATTCTCGGACAGCATATTCTCAAGAATGGAGTATCATTACTTAgggttggaaagaaaaattactacATTATAAAATGGCTGCAGCTGTGA